One genomic window of Parasteatoda tepidariorum isolate YZ-2023 chromosome 9, CAS_Ptep_4.0, whole genome shotgun sequence includes the following:
- the LOC122272799 gene encoding putative ammonium transporter sll0108 isoform X1 — protein sequence MDKYIIDNPVGAVAVHAMGGLRGKIAVGLFIDDDDLLNLTHSQSGLLKGGGLYLLGVQLLACIAVSLSSMITTYLILKGIDYYVPIHLAPPEEILGTDFVEHDVRHKGYNYEVMMTELANLGLKLRHPRIHNPPRSQWDDHLI from the exons ATGGACAAATACATAATTGACAATCCTGTTGGCGCCGTAGCTGTGCATGCCATGGGTGGTCTAAGGGGAAAGATTGCAGTTGGATTATTCATTGATGATGATGACTTACTCAATCTTACGCACAGTCAAAGTGGACTACTGAAGGGCGGTGGCCTGTATCTGCTGGGAGTGCAACTATTGGCATGTATTGCTGTCAGTCTCTCGAGCATGATCACTACATATCttatattaaaa gGGATCGATTATTATGTACCAATTCATCTGGCACCACCCGAAGAAATCCTTGGAACAGATTTTGTTGAGCACGACGTCCGCCACAAAG GTTATAACTACGAAGTGATGATGACAGAATTGGCAAACCTGGGATTGAAACTCCGACATCCTCGAATCCACAATCCACCCAGGAGTCAGTGGGATGATCATCTAATCTAA
- the LOC122272799 gene encoding putative ammonium transporter sll0108 isoform X2 — translation MDKYIIDNPVGAVAVHAMGGLRGKIAVGLFIDDDDLLNLTHSQSGLLKGGGLYLLGVQLLACIAVSLSSMITTYLILKGIDYYVPIHLAPPEEILGTDFVEHDVRHKGYNYKVMMTELANLGLKLQHPHPQSTQESVG, via the exons ATGGACAAATACATAATTGACAATCCTGTTGGCGCCGTAGCTGTGCATGCCATGGGTGGTCTAAGGGGAAAGATTGCAGTTGGATTATTCATTGATGATGATGACTTACTCAATCTTACGCACAGTCAAAGTGGACTACTGAAGGGCGGTGGCCTGTATCTGCTGGGAGTGCAACTATTGGCATGTATTGCTGTCAGTCTCTCGAGCATGATCACTACATATCttatattaaaa gGGATCGATTATTATGTACCAATTCATCTGGCACCACCCGAAGAAATCCTTGGAACAGATTTTGTTGAGCACGACGTCCGCCACAAAGGTTATAACTACAAAGTGATGATGACAGAATTGGCAAACCTGGGATTGAAACTCCAACATCCTCATCCACAATCCACCCAGGAGTCAGTGGGATGA
- the LOC107450145 gene encoding uncharacterized protein — MKFSVLHLFALVAYCVAAVKVQEKITLKKPEGRNVDLLSYGLGDSQSTYGSDGSLEKTYNLPGSHEISLGVGKDGGFGYGYTTDEHGQIGGLSEISGFDLGEGYGLSERGHGYDHGHGGGDGGGHGHGHGSGHGHGHGGGHGHGHGHGDGHGHGNGHGHGHGHGHGHGHGHGHGHGHGHGHGHGHGHGHGHGHGHGHGAGHGHGHGHGHGHGHGHGHGHGHGHGHGHGHGHGHGAGHGHGHGHGHGHGHGHGHGHGHGTQFMNYI; from the exons ATGAAGTTTTCG gTACTTCATCTTTTTGCATTGGTGGCCTACTGTGTGGCCGCCGTCAAGGTACAGGAGAAGATTACATTGAAGAAACCAGAAGGAAGGAATGTCGATTTGTTATCTTATGGTTTAG GTGACAGCCAATCAACGTACGGTTCAGATGGCTCCCTAGAAAAGACATATAACCTTCCTGGAAGCCACGAAATCAGTTTGGGTGTCGGCAAAGATGGGGGATTCGGTTACGGTTACACGACCGACGAGCACGGCCAGATTGGTGGCCTCTCCGAGATCTCTGGCTTTGATCTCGGTGAAGGTTATGGTCTGAGTGAACGAGGACACGGATACGACCATGGACATGGTGGTGGAGATGGCGGTGGTCACGGTCATGGTCATGGCAGTGGTCACGGTCATGGTCATGGCGGTGGTCACGGACATG GTCATGGTCATGGAGATGGTCACGGGCATGGAAATGGTCACGGACATGGACATGGTCACGGGCATGGTCACGGACATG GTCACGGACACGGTCACGGGCATGGACATGGTCACGGACATGGACATGGTCACGGACATGGACATGGTCACGGGCATGGACACGGTGCCGGACATGGACACGGTCACGGACATGGGCATGGTCACGGGCATGGACATGGTCACGGACATGGGCATGGTCACGGGCATGGACATGGTCACGGGCATGGACACGGTGCCGGACATGGACACGGTCACGGACATGGACACGGTCACGGACATGGACATGGCCACGGACACGGTCACGGTAcacaatttatgaattatatatga